One genomic window of Cellulophaga sp. Hel_I_12 includes the following:
- a CDS encoding triple tyrosine motif-containing protein produces the protein MKILQFFLLVFFNLACFCQEIPPIQKYTAEDYGGDNQNWMVSQASNNFIYVANNRGLLEFNGSDWRLFNSPNNTIMRAVSVIDDMIYTGCYSEFGYWKPNESGVLFYTSLVQNLEMPMAEDEQVWNIIGYDEWVLFQTNDHIYFYNTATQKFKTIKVNNLIYKLFKVNDQIYFHVANEGLYRIDGGIPNLIIKGDIAEKERIINVFEVDNALVIITRNLGFYNYQDGELKKWSIEADDLLKTTSVFTGIQLKDGSFMLGTISNGLIHITKEGRIDYQVTQKRGLSNNTVLSLFEDKAQNVWTGLDNGIDCVNVQSAIKTLFDYEGIIGTVYTSQVFKGYLYIGTNQGLFYRNLEHHNESFRFIKGTEGQVWSLYNHNDNTLFCGHHLGTFIIDQDKAEQVSSILGTWDIKEIPHRENILLQGNYNGLNILQEINGTWNVRNKIDGFKNSSRYFVLNENQEVWVNHEYKGVFKLKLDHQFTKVIDFSMEENLAIGKNSGLTMYGDDIIYASENGAFRYNSVKNKFIKDSILSAIFSKDNYISGKLIVDKKNKLWAFTKDNLVYITNDVVTNNPKINTISISSYLRKGPLGYENISLLNTDKYLLGTANGYITIDLSKINHRNEHFIYLNAITLEGLNDQTQVIDTKNTGEFDYDKGIISFNYSVPEYEKFLDVKYQYRLKGLSDKWSKWSNESRTRFENLSFGDYNFEVRAKIGNQISKNTLNYNFMISRPWYFSNLVLTFYFVVLTFIGFMTHKAYKRYYRKQLKHEQLENEQTIMQIKNEKLNQAIESKNRELAISTMSIIKKNEVLNSIKKELKKNSKSMEVESAIVLIDRNLNNSKDWQFFEKAFNNADKDFLEKIKIAHPELTPNDLRFCAYLRLNLSSKEIAPLLNISTKSVETKRYRLRKRLNLEHDDGLVEYILKF, from the coding sequence ATGAAAATTCTTCAATTTTTTTTATTAGTTTTTTTCAACTTGGCGTGTTTCTGCCAGGAGATACCCCCTATTCAAAAATATACGGCAGAGGATTATGGTGGAGATAATCAAAACTGGATGGTTTCCCAAGCGTCTAATAACTTTATTTACGTTGCAAATAATCGAGGACTTTTAGAGTTTAATGGATCAGATTGGCGCCTTTTCAATTCTCCTAATAATACCATTATGAGAGCTGTAAGTGTCATTGATGATATGATCTATACGGGTTGTTATTCTGAATTTGGGTATTGGAAACCAAATGAATCTGGAGTACTTTTTTATACTTCTCTTGTGCAAAATTTAGAAATGCCAATGGCAGAAGATGAACAAGTTTGGAATATTATTGGTTATGATGAATGGGTATTGTTTCAAACAAACGATCATATTTATTTTTACAATACAGCAACCCAAAAGTTTAAAACCATTAAAGTCAACAATCTTATATATAAGTTGTTTAAAGTAAATGATCAGATTTATTTTCACGTGGCCAATGAAGGGCTATATCGTATAGACGGTGGCATACCAAATTTAATTATCAAGGGCGATATTGCCGAAAAAGAAAGAATTATAAACGTTTTTGAAGTAGACAATGCATTAGTTATTATCACTAGAAATTTGGGATTTTATAACTATCAAGACGGGGAATTAAAAAAATGGTCTATTGAAGCCGATGACCTATTGAAAACTACCAGTGTTTTTACGGGCATACAACTCAAAGACGGTTCTTTTATGTTAGGCACCATTTCTAACGGATTAATTCATATCACAAAAGAGGGGCGCATAGATTATCAAGTGACTCAAAAAAGAGGACTAAGTAATAATACCGTGCTATCCCTTTTTGAAGATAAGGCTCAAAATGTTTGGACCGGTTTAGATAATGGCATTGATTGCGTTAATGTTCAATCTGCCATTAAAACCTTATTCGATTATGAGGGTATTATAGGTACTGTTTATACTTCTCAAGTATTTAAAGGCTATTTGTATATTGGCACTAATCAGGGCCTATTTTACAGAAATCTGGAGCACCACAATGAAAGTTTTAGGTTTATTAAGGGTACCGAAGGTCAGGTTTGGAGCCTCTATAATCATAATGATAACACCTTATTTTGTGGTCATCATTTAGGAACTTTTATTATTGATCAAGACAAAGCAGAACAGGTTAGCAGCATTCTTGGCACCTGGGACATCAAAGAAATTCCACATCGAGAGAACATATTACTTCAAGGTAATTATAACGGATTAAACATTTTACAAGAAATTAATGGAACCTGGAATGTTCGAAATAAAATTGATGGTTTTAAAAATTCTTCTCGATACTTTGTCTTGAATGAGAATCAAGAGGTTTGGGTGAATCATGAATATAAGGGAGTTTTTAAATTGAAACTAGATCATCAATTTACCAAAGTCATAGACTTTAGTATGGAGGAAAATTTAGCTATCGGAAAAAATTCGGGTTTAACGATGTATGGAGATGATATCATCTACGCTTCAGAAAATGGAGCTTTTAGGTATAATTCAGTGAAAAATAAATTTATAAAAGATAGTATTTTAAGTGCTATTTTTTCAAAAGACAATTATATATCTGGGAAATTAATCGTAGATAAAAAAAATAAGTTATGGGCTTTTACGAAAGATAATTTAGTGTACATTACCAATGACGTTGTAACAAATAACCCCAAAATAAATACAATTTCAATTTCTTCATACTTGAGAAAAGGACCCCTAGGATATGAGAATATAAGTTTACTCAATACGGATAAATATCTTTTAGGTACAGCTAATGGATATATCACCATAGATCTTTCAAAAATCAACCACAGGAATGAACATTTTATATATTTAAATGCCATTACCTTAGAAGGCCTCAATGATCAAACACAGGTTATTGATACTAAAAATACTGGTGAATTTGACTATGACAAAGGCATTATTAGTTTTAACTATTCTGTTCCTGAATATGAAAAATTTTTAGATGTCAAATACCAATATAGACTTAAAGGCTTATCCGATAAATGGAGTAAATGGTCTAACGAATCCCGTACAAGATTTGAAAATCTATCTTTTGGAGATTATAATTTTGAAGTGAGAGCTAAAATAGGCAATCAAATATCAAAAAACACTTTAAATTATAATTTCATGATTAGCAGGCCATGGTATTTTAGTAACCTCGTCTTAACTTTTTATTTCGTTGTTCTAACTTTTATAGGCTTTATGACCCACAAAGCGTATAAAAGATATTATCGTAAACAATTAAAGCATGAGCAGTTAGAAAATGAACAAACCATCATGCAAATTAAAAATGAAAAGTTAAATCAGGCTATAGAAAGTAAAAATCGTGAATTGGCAATTTCTACGATGAGTATCATAAAAAAGAATGAAGTACTTAACAGTATTAAAAAAGAATTAAAAAAGAATTCTAAGTCCATGGAAGTTGAATCGGCCATAGTGCTAATCGATAGAAATTTAAACAATTCTAAAGATTGGCAGTTTTTTGAAAAGGCATTTAATAATGCCGATAAGGATTTTTTAGAAAAAATAAAAATAGCACATCCTGAGCTTACACCTAACGATTTGCGTTTTTGTGCTTACTTGCGATTAAACTTATCGTCCAAAGAAATAGCACCTCTACTTAATATATCTACAAAGAGCGTTGAAACTAAACGTTATCGTTTAAGAAAACGTTTAAATTTAGAGCATGACGATGGTTTAGTAGAATACATCTTAAAATTTTAA
- a CDS encoding MIP/aquaporin family protein, protein MTPFISEIIGTAILILLGGGVVANVVLNKTIGNNSGWMVITTGWALAVYVAVVISGPYSGAHLNPAVSIGLAVAEKFPWQDVPSYVLAQMLGAMLGSGTVWLIYRDHFAATEDAGAKKAVFCTAPAIRNIFSNFISETVGTFVLVFAVLYFTDATLTEPGTVIGLGSLGALPVAFVVWSIGLSLGGTTGYAINPARDLGPRIMHAILPIKNKAASDWSYALIPVLGPIVGACLAAVLMLILS, encoded by the coding sequence ATGACGCCATTTATTTCAGAAATTATTGGAACAGCAATCCTTATTTTATTGGGTGGGGGTGTTGTTGCCAATGTTGTTTTGAATAAAACCATAGGGAATAATAGTGGTTGGATGGTGATCACCACGGGTTGGGCTTTAGCTGTTTATGTAGCGGTTGTTATTAGCGGTCCTTACAGTGGCGCCCATTTAAACCCTGCCGTAAGTATTGGTTTAGCTGTAGCAGAAAAATTTCCTTGGCAAGATGTTCCAAGCTATGTTTTAGCTCAAATGCTAGGTGCCATGTTGGGTTCTGGAACGGTATGGCTAATTTATAGAGATCATTTTGCGGCAACAGAAGATGCAGGAGCAAAAAAAGCTGTTTTTTGCACTGCTCCAGCCATTCGCAATATTTTTTCGAACTTTATAAGTGAAACAGTAGGAACCTTTGTATTGGTTTTCGCTGTACTTTATTTTACAGACGCAACACTTACAGAACCGGGAACAGTTATTGGTTTAGGCTCTTTAGGCGCTTTGCCTGTAGCTTTTGTAGTTTGGTCTATTGGTTTGTCTTTAGGCGGTACAACTGGGTATGCCATTAATCCTGCGCGTGACTTAGGACCAAGAATTATGCATGCCATATTGCCTATAAAAAATAAAGCGGCAAGTGATTGGAGCTACGCCTTAATTCCTGTTTTGGGCCCTATTGTCGGCGCCTGTTTGGCTGCTGTATTGATGTTGATTTTATCCTAA
- the glpK gene encoding glycerol kinase GlpK translates to MEKYILALDQGTTSSRAIVFDKQGNIISIAQKEFTQYFPKPGWVEHDPTEIWSTQTGVAAEVIAKKGLNAENIAAIGITNQRETVLVWDKNTGKPVYNAIVWQDKRTANYCDELKKQGKNDLIREKTGLVIDAYFSGTKVKWILDNVEGAREKAEAGDLILGTIDTWLVWNFTKGEQHITDVTNASRTMMFNINTMDWDDELLKLLTIPKSMLPKVKASSEVYGHTSSTFYDTKIPIAGIAGDQQAALFGQMCTKPGMVKNTYGTGCFMLMNIGDKPVVSKNNLLTTVAWKINGKTTYAFEGSIFIAGAVVQWLRDSLKIIRNSADVEKLASSVESTEGVYFVPAFAGLGAPHWNQKAQGTIFGLTRGSTDAHIARAALEAIAYQTMDILKAMEADAEISIKELRVDGGATINNMLMQFQADVLNTETVRPKIVETTAMGAAFLAGLAVGYWESPEEIEQIWQTDKRFKPTKERAVIDQEIKGWYKAIRALEYWTEED, encoded by the coding sequence ATGGAAAAATACATTCTTGCTTTAGATCAAGGTACAACAAGTTCACGAGCTATTGTTTTTGATAAACAAGGAAATATTATTTCGATAGCTCAAAAAGAGTTTACTCAATATTTTCCAAAACCGGGCTGGGTTGAACATGACCCAACAGAAATTTGGTCTACGCAAACAGGTGTTGCTGCTGAGGTAATTGCCAAAAAAGGGTTGAATGCAGAAAATATTGCTGCCATCGGGATTACAAATCAACGAGAAACTGTTCTTGTTTGGGATAAAAATACAGGAAAACCAGTTTATAATGCCATTGTATGGCAAGACAAAAGAACAGCAAATTATTGCGATGAACTCAAAAAACAAGGCAAAAATGATCTCATAAGAGAAAAAACAGGATTGGTGATTGATGCTTATTTTTCCGGAACAAAAGTAAAATGGATTTTAGATAATGTAGAAGGTGCAAGAGAAAAAGCTGAAGCAGGGGATCTTATCTTAGGTACTATTGATACTTGGTTAGTTTGGAATTTTACAAAAGGCGAGCAGCATATAACGGATGTAACCAATGCATCAAGAACCATGATGTTCAATATTAACACGATGGATTGGGATGATGAACTATTAAAGTTATTGACCATTCCAAAAAGTATGTTGCCAAAAGTTAAGGCCTCTAGTGAGGTTTATGGGCATACAAGTTCTACTTTTTACGATACCAAAATTCCTATTGCGGGGATTGCAGGAGATCAGCAAGCAGCTTTATTTGGCCAAATGTGCACAAAACCTGGAATGGTCAAAAACACCTATGGTACGGGTTGTTTTATGTTGATGAATATTGGCGATAAACCTGTCGTATCAAAAAATAATTTACTCACCACGGTCGCTTGGAAAATAAACGGTAAAACTACCTATGCTTTTGAAGGAAGTATTTTTATTGCTGGTGCTGTGGTACAGTGGTTACGTGATAGTCTAAAAATTATAAGAAACTCTGCAGATGTAGAAAAGTTAGCAAGTTCTGTCGAAAGTACCGAAGGAGTGTATTTTGTTCCAGCATTTGCGGGTCTTGGCGCACCCCACTGGAATCAAAAAGCACAGGGCACCATTTTTGGTTTAACCAGAGGAAGTACAGATGCACATATAGCTCGAGCCGCTTTAGAAGCTATTGCCTACCAAACAATGGATATTTTAAAAGCCATGGAAGCAGATGCTGAAATATCAATTAAAGAATTGCGTGTTGATGGGGGAGCAACGATTAATAATATGCTCATGCAGTTTCAAGCTGATGTTTTAAACACGGAAACGGTGCGACCTAAAATTGTAGAAACTACAGCCATGGGAGCCGCTTTTTTAGCGGGTTTAGCAGTTGGTTACTGGGAAAGTCCTGAAGAAATTGAGCAGATTTGGCAAACGGATAAACGTTTTAAACCTACCAAAGAAAGAGCAGTTATAGATCAAGAGATTAAAGGGTGGTATAAGGCGATTAGGGCATTGGAATACTGGACTGAAGAAGATTAG
- a CDS encoding TonB-dependent receptor, with protein MKLKLFNQKFKLLFACFLFSSLGLVSAQTMQISGTVTSAGDNMPLPGASVIVKGTTNGTSTDFDGRFTITVANLDAVLVVSYIGYTPQEVNALSSEMTITLQEDASALDEIVVVGYGTQRKSDIQNAVATTDLEKAVLTPTSDVTEMLRGRIAGLQVQVGGGTLRPGGNSEIIFRGRGSIEGNTSAIYVVDGIIRDGGIEDINADDITSIEVLKDASAQAIYGSRGANGVILITTKRGTSGQIQVNYHGFVTSKTVERNFDVYSGQEFAQLRREAIRANNATDEYPNEIDAFSLVEIDNIANNRFVDWEEELLRSGLINSQTISISGGTEMTKVYSSINYFKENGIIPTSSYSRTNLRLNVDQKINDKFSVAFDLNLLTDDIARSANVNVITTSPLGSAFDADGNITQFPSGEELTATNPLWNLREQTNDELGNDFVINISPMYKITDNLSYQLKANLTRKNSERGQYQSSLSSPGATERGVARIENQTRKSYLIENILNYDKEFTKDHKFNLTLVQSSQEDRFNGTLTEGQGFPNEDLGYNGIGNAIGNVTVVRAENPLNLTSYMARLRYNLLDRYLFSGTFRADAASTNAENNKWAQSTAASFAWKMHNESFFREIDAIQELKFRASYGTLVNFPSSPFRSLFTAEDQPYIFNGQTASGFSPTGVLPNRDLKYERVTTLNLGLDFSLFDRFLTGAFEYYDARTTDLLLQRGVPSITGYNRTYFNAGELQNTGVELSLTANLINTQDFRWSVSTNWSNNKNNLVDLYNDGNGDAILEDDAFDYFVGQPVGVIRQYAFDGIWQVGDDFANAPQANPESTIVQTDLRPGDIRIKDTNGVDIDGNITGVPDGRITPEDRVYTDPNPDWFGSLSSTLNYKGFDLFVDFYAVEGATRVNPFLSDFNNGGTLSGKLNGVKVPYYTPENPSTTFPRPSFDTAPQYLNSLAIKDASYVRLRTLSLGYTLPSSSLPKLNIDSIQFYVTATNVFTKTDYIGYSPEVNIRNTFSTADTGYPDARALTFGVKVGL; from the coding sequence ATGAAATTAAAATTATTTAATCAAAAATTTAAATTGTTGTTTGCCTGTTTTCTCTTCTCTAGTTTGGGTTTAGTCAGCGCTCAAACAATGCAGATTTCTGGAACTGTAACTTCAGCTGGCGATAATATGCCACTACCGGGAGCATCAGTTATAGTAAAAGGGACAACGAATGGTACTTCTACAGATTTTGATGGTAGGTTTACCATCACTGTTGCCAATTTGGATGCTGTTTTAGTGGTATCGTATATTGGTTACACACCTCAAGAAGTTAATGCTTTGAGCAGTGAAATGACTATTACACTTCAAGAAGATGCCAGTGCTTTAGATGAAATTGTTGTGGTTGGGTATGGTACACAAAGGAAAAGTGATATCCAAAATGCAGTAGCGACAACGGATTTAGAAAAAGCTGTTTTAACGCCCACATCAGATGTAACAGAAATGCTAAGAGGAAGAATTGCAGGCCTACAAGTTCAAGTGGGTGGTGGTACTTTGAGACCAGGTGGAAACTCTGAAATCATCTTTAGAGGACGTGGTTCTATTGAAGGAAATACAAGTGCAATTTATGTGGTTGACGGAATTATTAGAGATGGTGGCATTGAAGACATAAATGCCGATGACATTACCTCTATTGAAGTACTAAAGGATGCTTCGGCTCAGGCTATTTATGGCTCAAGGGGGGCGAATGGAGTAATTTTAATTACTACGAAACGAGGAACAAGTGGTCAAATACAAGTAAATTATCACGGTTTTGTGACCTCAAAAACTGTAGAACGTAATTTTGATGTGTATAGCGGGCAAGAATTTGCACAATTACGTAGAGAAGCTATCCGTGCTAACAATGCAACGGATGAATACCCAAATGAAATAGATGCATTTTCATTGGTTGAAATTGACAATATCGCTAACAATCGATTTGTGGATTGGGAGGAAGAGTTATTACGATCAGGTTTGATTAATAGCCAAACAATTAGTATTTCTGGAGGTACAGAAATGACAAAGGTTTATTCGAGTATAAACTATTTTAAAGAAAATGGTATTATTCCAACATCTAGTTACAGCAGAACGAATTTGCGTTTAAACGTAGATCAAAAAATCAATGATAAATTTTCTGTTGCCTTTGATTTGAATCTCTTAACAGATGATATCGCTAGATCAGCTAATGTAAATGTCATTACCACCTCTCCTTTAGGAAGTGCTTTTGATGCAGATGGTAATATCACGCAATTTCCTAGTGGCGAGGAATTAACAGCTACGAATCCATTGTGGAATTTAAGAGAACAAACTAATGATGAATTAGGTAATGATTTTGTGATTAACATATCACCTATGTATAAAATCACTGATAATTTATCCTACCAATTAAAAGCAAACCTCACGCGTAAAAATTCTGAACGTGGACAATACCAATCATCTTTGAGTTCACCAGGGGCGACTGAAAGAGGTGTGGCAAGAATAGAAAATCAAACAAGAAAATCATATTTAATTGAAAACATCCTGAACTATGACAAAGAGTTTACAAAAGATCATAAATTTAATTTAACCCTAGTACAATCGTCACAAGAAGATAGGTTTAATGGAACTTTAACCGAAGGACAAGGTTTTCCTAACGAAGATCTAGGCTACAATGGGATTGGCAATGCAATAGGTAACGTAACAGTAGTACGTGCTGAAAACCCACTTAATTTAACGTCTTACATGGCGCGTTTACGGTATAATCTTTTAGATAGATACTTGTTTTCAGGGACATTTAGAGCGGATGCAGCATCGACAAACGCAGAGAACAATAAATGGGCACAAAGCACAGCAGCTTCTTTTGCTTGGAAAATGCATAATGAAAGTTTCTTTAGAGAAATAGATGCCATTCAGGAATTAAAATTTAGAGCCAGTTATGGTACGCTTGTGAACTTTCCATCTAGTCCGTTTAGATCATTATTTACAGCAGAGGATCAGCCTTATATCTTCAATGGACAAACGGCTTCAGGTTTTTCTCCAACAGGAGTATTGCCCAATAGAGATTTAAAATACGAAAGAGTCACGACCTTAAACCTTGGTTTAGATTTTTCGCTATTCGATAGATTCTTAACAGGAGCCTTTGAATATTATGACGCTAGAACAACCGATTTATTATTACAACGAGGTGTGCCTTCAATCACTGGGTATAATCGCACCTATTTCAATGCTGGAGAATTACAGAATACCGGGGTTGAATTAAGCTTAACTGCTAACTTAATAAATACTCAAGATTTTAGATGGTCGGTATCTACCAATTGGTCTAACAATAAAAATAATTTAGTAGATTTATATAATGATGGTAATGGAGACGCCATTTTGGAAGATGATGCTTTTGATTATTTTGTTGGTCAACCTGTTGGAGTTATACGCCAGTACGCATTTGACGGAATTTGGCAAGTTGGAGATGATTTTGCAAATGCGCCTCAAGCAAATCCAGAGTCAACTATTGTACAGACAGATTTAAGACCAGGTGATATCAGAATTAAAGATACAAATGGTGTTGATATAGATGGCAATATCACGGGAGTTCCTGATGGTAGAATTACACCAGAAGATCGTGTTTATACAGATCCTAATCCAGATTGGTTTGGGTCATTGTCTTCAACTTTAAATTACAAAGGTTTTGATTTATTTGTTGATTTTTATGCGGTAGAAGGAGCCACTAGAGTAAATCCTTTTTTATCAGACTTTAACAATGGGGGTACTTTATCAGGTAAATTAAACGGAGTTAAGGTTCCCTATTATACACCAGAAAATCCATCAACAACCTTTCCAAGACCAAGTTTTGATACTGCTCCGCAATATTTGAATTCTTTAGCCATTAAAGATGCTTCCTATGTTAGGTTAAGAACATTGAGCTTAGGCTATACATTACCATCATCATCGCTTCCGAAATTAAATATAGATTCTATTCAGTTTTATGTAACGGCAACAAACGTGTTTACTAAGACAGATTATATTGGCTATAGCCCAGAGGTAAACATAAGAAATACTTTTTCAACTGCCGATACGGGATATCCTGATGCGAGAGCCTTAACTTTTGGAGTAAAAGTTGGTCTATAA
- a CDS encoding RagB/SusD family nutrient uptake outer membrane protein, with protein MKTTYFYQKVKYSLFLLMAIFFTISCEDFLEEQPTTLIDADYVYTTEEGLKSGVVSLYKFYRDRYDQGTEDYMGGVVLPSRSDLAFSRSGYTGLMGRYERGVSPVDLGSQFVSSLFWKRFYTIANKATDIINAAEDLDSLDEESRDKIIAEAKFFRALSYFFLYRMYNNIYVSTETVTVETAFEVIQNKSSEEEIFALLNSDLAFAVEHLDWNVTFGRVSKGTAKHIKAKVALWEGNWTEARNQAVSVIEDPDSPHSLVSSTADVFKGDRNHSEQLFVIQSQDNILGGGGTTMINANFVTQYFQIPGINAETAQGGRGFSRVLPNLYLQGLLAADPNDTRDNDTYFRLKYFYNDGPNSGQEITIYQPITDLNNPSRTYTTFYQRLHPSTLKYTQDDDDPNSYLQRSNIMVYRLAETYLLAAEAILRSGSGDPLPYINAVRTRANAAPLTSVTLQDILDENARELAFEGERWFTLKRFGAETLNFQMRNYAGDGAFFPNNFGGSRDPRVNWQDYFINWPIFQEDLDLFGPSYPQNTGYN; from the coding sequence ATGAAAACAACATATTTTTATCAAAAAGTAAAATATAGCCTGTTTTTGCTAATGGCTATTTTCTTTACAATTTCGTGTGAAGACTTTCTAGAAGAACAGCCAACAACATTAATCGATGCTGATTATGTGTATACTACAGAAGAAGGTTTAAAATCAGGAGTAGTCAGTTTGTATAAATTCTATAGAGATCGCTATGATCAAGGTACAGAAGACTATATGGGAGGGGTGGTATTACCTTCAAGAAGTGATTTAGCATTTTCTAGATCTGGATATACAGGACTTATGGGTAGATATGAGAGGGGAGTTTCTCCAGTTGATTTAGGTTCCCAATTTGTATCCTCTTTATTTTGGAAACGTTTTTATACGATTGCAAATAAAGCAACCGATATTATAAACGCGGCAGAGGATTTAGATAGTTTAGACGAAGAAAGTAGAGATAAAATCATAGCAGAAGCGAAGTTCTTTAGAGCACTTTCCTATTTCTTTTTATATAGAATGTATAATAATATTTATGTTTCTACGGAAACAGTAACCGTCGAAACAGCATTTGAGGTTATTCAGAATAAATCTTCAGAAGAAGAAATATTTGCCTTATTGAATAGCGATCTAGCTTTTGCAGTTGAACATTTAGATTGGAACGTAACTTTTGGTCGTGTATCAAAAGGTACTGCCAAACATATTAAAGCGAAAGTAGCTTTATGGGAAGGAAATTGGACTGAAGCTCGCAACCAAGCGGTTTCGGTCATTGAAGATCCAGATAGTCCACATAGTTTAGTGTCAAGCACAGCTGATGTCTTTAAAGGCGATAGAAATCATTCAGAACAATTATTTGTCATACAATCGCAAGACAATATATTAGGTGGTGGCGGTACCACAATGATAAATGCTAATTTTGTAACTCAATATTTTCAAATTCCAGGTATTAATGCTGAAACAGCTCAGGGGGGTAGAGGATTTTCAAGAGTTTTACCTAACCTATACTTACAAGGATTACTCGCAGCTGATCCAAATGATACGAGAGATAATGACACCTATTTTAGGTTAAAATATTTTTATAATGATGGTCCAAACTCAGGGCAAGAGATAACTATTTATCAGCCGATTACTGATTTAAACAATCCTAGTAGAACGTATACCACTTTTTATCAAAGACTTCACCCATCAACATTAAAGTATACCCAAGATGATGATGATCCGAATTCTTATTTACAAAGAAGTAACATCATGGTGTATCGTTTAGCAGAAACTTATTTATTAGCTGCTGAGGCTATTTTAAGATCTGGTAGTGGAGATCCCTTACCTTATATCAATGCAGTGCGGACAAGAGCAAACGCGGCCCCTTTAACAAGCGTAACCTTGCAAGATATTTTAGATGAAAACGCACGTGAATTAGCCTTTGAAGGAGAGCGTTGGTTTACTTTAAAAAGATTTGGTGCTGAAACATTAAATTTTCAAATGAGAAATTACGCTGGTGATGGAGCATTCTTTCCAAATAATTTTGGAGGTAGTAGAGACCCGAGAGTAAATTGGCAAGACTATTTTATTAACTGGCCAATTTTTCA